One genomic segment of Xylanibacillus composti includes these proteins:
- the kduI gene encoding 5-dehydro-4-deoxy-D-glucuronate isomerase, whose protein sequence is MQVRHATNPTDFKTYTTERIRQDFLIEELFQADAIQMVYTHYDRMVIGGCVPVSKALQLAADETWKTGSFLERREAGFVNIGGPAILAVDGEAYELQKLDALYVGRGATSVELASADSSDPAKLYFTSALAHASLPTVKISIDKANPMHMGSLDTSNERTIYQYIHADGVQSCQLMLGITLLKPGSIWNTMPPHLHDRRMEAYLYFNMEEDTRVFHLMGEPNETRHIVVKNEQAVLSPPWSIHSGAGTASYSFIWAMAGENYTFKDMDPVPMNTLK, encoded by the coding sequence ATGCAAGTCAGACATGCAACCAATCCGACGGACTTCAAGACTTATACAACGGAGCGAATTCGGCAGGATTTCTTGATCGAGGAGCTGTTTCAAGCGGATGCTATCCAGATGGTGTACACCCACTACGACCGGATGGTGATAGGGGGCTGTGTGCCTGTCAGCAAGGCGCTGCAGCTCGCGGCAGACGAAACCTGGAAGACGGGCTCTTTCCTGGAACGGCGGGAGGCTGGCTTCGTGAACATCGGCGGTCCGGCCATCCTTGCAGTGGACGGTGAAGCCTACGAGCTGCAGAAGCTTGATGCGCTCTATGTTGGACGCGGCGCTACAAGCGTGGAGTTGGCCAGCGCAGATTCGTCCGATCCGGCGAAGCTGTACTTCACTTCCGCACTGGCGCATGCAAGCCTGCCGACTGTCAAAATCTCCATCGACAAGGCGAATCCGATGCATATGGGATCGCTGGATACATCGAATGAACGCACTATTTACCAATACATTCACGCAGATGGCGTGCAAAGCTGCCAGCTGATGCTGGGCATCACGCTGCTGAAGCCGGGCAGCATCTGGAATACAATGCCGCCTCATCTCCATGATCGGAGGATGGAGGCTTACTTGTATTTCAACATGGAAGAGGATACCCGTGTGTTTCACTTGATGGGCGAGCCGAATGAAACCCGTCATATTGTTGTGAAAAATGAGCAGGCAGTCCTTTCGCCGCCGTGGTCGATCCATTCCGGAGCAGGGACTGCAAGCTATTCCTTCATATGGGCGATGGCGGGAGAAAATTATACCTTCAAGGATATGGACCCGGTGCCGATGAATACGTTGAAGTAA
- the uvsE gene encoding UV DNA damage repair endonuclease UvsE — translation MIVRFGYVAMSVEVKNASPSKTMTATQFAKLADREAAIRKLERIAAENLHNTLRLLRHNKAHDIKLYRFSSKLIPLIGHEMLADWDPFPQLEESFREVGDYVKENGMRVSFHPDHFTVLSTPREEVLAHSIADLDRHVRMLEAMGLTKEAKCNIHIGGSYGSKDKAMARFAANVKALPARIRERLMFENDDKTFTARETLQACQELGVPMVLDVHHHAVNNEGEDMEELWPAIAATWKETGLPPKIHVSSPRSDKDPRGHADYVNAAELAAALRGIGPHSPELDVMIEAKRKDGALFQLMKDLADFSEAEPVNQASIVWK, via the coding sequence ATGATTGTCCGCTTTGGGTATGTCGCGATGTCGGTTGAGGTAAAAAATGCGTCGCCTTCCAAGACGATGACTGCTACCCAGTTCGCCAAGCTGGCGGACAGGGAGGCAGCGATTCGCAAGCTGGAACGAATCGCTGCTGAGAACCTGCATAATACACTTCGGCTGCTGCGTCACAATAAGGCGCATGACATCAAGCTGTACCGATTTTCGTCCAAGCTGATTCCGCTAATCGGGCATGAGATGCTGGCGGATTGGGACCCATTCCCGCAGCTGGAGGAGTCCTTTCGGGAGGTTGGAGATTACGTTAAGGAGAATGGCATGCGGGTGAGCTTTCACCCGGACCATTTCACAGTGCTCAGCACGCCGCGCGAGGAAGTGCTGGCCCATTCCATTGCTGATCTGGACAGGCACGTACGCATGCTGGAGGCGATGGGATTGACGAAGGAAGCCAAGTGCAACATTCATATCGGAGGCTCTTACGGGAGCAAGGATAAGGCAATGGCCCGCTTTGCCGCCAATGTCAAGGCGCTGCCTGCGCGCATTCGGGAAAGGCTGATGTTTGAGAACGATGATAAGACATTCACGGCCAGGGAGACGCTGCAGGCTTGCCAGGAGCTGGGCGTTCCGATGGTGCTGGACGTTCATCATCATGCCGTGAACAACGAGGGGGAAGACATGGAGGAGCTGTGGCCCGCAATCGCCGCAACGTGGAAGGAAACAGGCCTTCCCCCCAAGATTCACGTGTCCAGTCCCAGGAGTGACAAGGATCCAAGGGGACATGCCGATTATGTGAACGCGGCTGAACTGGCCGCAGCTTTGCGCGGAATCGGGCCGCATTCGCCCGAGCTGGATGTCATGATTGAAGCGAAGCGCAAGGACGGGGCTTTATTTCAGCTGATGAAGGACTTGGCGGATTTCTCTGAAGCGGAACCCGTCAATCAGGCATCGATTGTGTGGAAATAA
- a CDS encoding WecB/TagA/CpsF family glycosyltransferase, with protein MNPIHSPKRYPFHSTYLHALSVQEIVEWAHSSIQHRTAAQLIVAGTELLVRLQRSAELRDIVNASPMICAGDHAVVLASRLHGIPVPERVTQIELVDKLLALANQSRYRIFLVGEEPELLQSAELYIRLFYPYLQVSGAISVWLHSHEETNALHAIARSGSDILFVALPSPERELWLHNCMHELNVPLCVGADAALDDYAARIRHSPAWIKGTVFERLFFFARRGRHFARSIRSCPAFLAGIVRDRRRRKRSRSAPRD; from the coding sequence ATGAATCCGATCCATTCTCCCAAGCGCTATCCTTTTCATTCGACCTATCTGCATGCTCTCTCTGTGCAAGAGATTGTGGAATGGGCACATTCCTCCATCCAGCATCGGACAGCGGCACAGCTCATTGTTGCCGGCACCGAGCTTCTGGTCAGACTGCAGCGCAGCGCCGAGTTGCGCGACATTGTGAACGCTTCTCCGATGATCTGCGCCGGAGACCATGCTGTTGTGCTCGCTTCCCGCCTGCATGGCATTCCGGTGCCGGAACGGGTTACCCAGATTGAACTGGTAGACAAGCTGCTCGCCTTGGCCAACCAGAGCCGATACCGCATTTTTTTGGTAGGAGAAGAGCCGGAACTGCTGCAGAGCGCGGAGCTGTATATCCGTCTTTTTTACCCGTATCTGCAGGTGTCGGGCGCCATATCCGTATGGCTGCATTCGCATGAAGAAACGAACGCTCTGCATGCCATTGCCCGAAGCGGCTCGGATATTTTGTTTGTCGCCCTTCCTTCTCCCGAAAGGGAACTGTGGCTGCACAACTGTATGCACGAATTGAATGTGCCGCTCTGTGTAGGCGCGGACGCCGCCCTCGATGATTACGCTGCGCGCATCCGTCATTCGCCGGCCTGGATCAAAGGCACTGTATTCGAGCGATTGTTCTTCTTCGCACGCCGCGGCAGACACTTTGCGCGCTCGATCAGAAGCTGCCCGGCCTTTCTCGCAGGCATTGTGCGGGACAGGCGCCGCCGCAAGCGGTCCCGTTCTGCTCCTAGGGACTAG
- a CDS encoding PspA/IM30 family protein, protein MSIFKRIRDISVAAINDLIDKAEDPVKLLNQYLRDMEDDIADAEVAVAKQIAVEKRLKHQFEEAQEMVEKRHQQAMKALEAGNEDLARRALQDKKSHQAKAEDFEQQHANAKSNADQLRKQLQEMKAEFEKMKNRKDSLVARAEAAKAQKQINRTMSGFGKDTGAKGFDRMSEKVMQLEAEAEASRELRSSSTSLDDELAALDKDNVDDDLAALRAELDSKKAGN, encoded by the coding sequence ATGAGTATTTTTAAGAGAATTCGGGATATTTCTGTAGCGGCCATCAACGACTTGATCGACAAGGCGGAGGACCCGGTCAAGCTTTTGAATCAGTACTTGCGCGACATGGAGGACGACATTGCCGATGCGGAAGTCGCGGTAGCGAAGCAGATCGCTGTCGAGAAGCGTCTGAAGCATCAGTTCGAAGAAGCGCAGGAAATGGTTGAGAAGCGCCACCAGCAGGCGATGAAAGCTTTGGAAGCAGGCAATGAGGACTTGGCGCGCCGTGCGCTGCAAGACAAGAAGAGCCATCAAGCGAAAGCGGAAGATTTCGAGCAGCAGCATGCGAATGCGAAATCGAATGCGGACCAGCTCCGCAAGCAATTGCAGGAGATGAAAGCCGAGTTCGAAAAGATGAAGAACCGCAAGGACTCGCTGGTTGCGCGTGCGGAGGCGGCGAAGGCGCAGAAGCAGATCAACCGCACGATGTCCGGCTTCGGCAAGGACACTGGCGCCAAGGGTTTCGACCGCATGAGCGAGAAGGTCATGCAGCTCGAAGCGGAGGCAGAGGCGAGCAGAGAGCTGAGATCAAGCAGCACATCGCTTGACGATGAGCTGGCTGCTCTCGACAAGGACAATGTAGACGATGATTTGGCCGCCCTGCGAGCTGAATTGGATAGCAAGAAGGCGGGCAACTAA
- a CDS encoding flotillin family protein: METMGIPFIVMAVIVLLGVAFWARYKTVSADQAMVVTGSFLGSKHTVVDDTGRRIKIVRGGGAFILPIFQKAEFLSLLSSKLDVSTPEVYTEQGVPIMTDGVAIIKIGGAVEDIATAAEQFLGKPTEALKAEAQEVLEGHLRAILGSMTVEEIYRNRDKFAQEVQAVAARDLKKMGLQIVSFTIKDVRDKHGYLDALGKPRIAAVKRDAEIAEADAVRDARIQKARAEEEGQKAELLRDTNIAEASKEKELKVASFKREQDQAKAEADQAYHIQEARSKQQVTEEQMKIELVRKQKEIELEEKEIQRRERQYDAEVKKKADADRYAVEQAAEAEKARRMREADAEQYKIEAEAKAVAEQKRLDGLAQAEAEKAKGTAEAEVIRSKGLAEAEAKEKLAEAFAKYGDAAVLDIIVKMLPELAGRVAEPIKGIDKLTVVDTGNGEGAARVSNYVTSLMATAPEMLKNVSGIDIEGLMKNLASKGNKQAPAWKEAKHEIAAGSSSASSGQDLEVLRPSSDVQTDASE; encoded by the coding sequence ATGGAGACTATGGGAATTCCGTTTATTGTGATGGCGGTTATCGTACTGCTGGGGGTAGCGTTCTGGGCCCGATACAAGACGGTAAGCGCAGATCAAGCCATGGTGGTGACCGGTTCATTCCTGGGCAGCAAGCATACGGTTGTGGATGATACCGGACGGCGAATTAAAATTGTGCGCGGCGGGGGAGCTTTTATTCTCCCGATCTTCCAGAAGGCAGAGTTTTTGTCGCTCTTGTCAAGCAAGCTGGACGTATCTACGCCCGAGGTTTACACGGAGCAAGGCGTGCCGATTATGACAGACGGGGTCGCCATTATTAAGATAGGCGGTGCGGTCGAGGATATTGCCACTGCGGCAGAGCAGTTCCTTGGCAAGCCGACCGAAGCGTTGAAGGCAGAAGCGCAAGAAGTGCTGGAAGGCCACTTGCGGGCGATTCTTGGATCGATGACGGTAGAAGAGATTTACCGCAACCGCGACAAGTTCGCTCAGGAGGTGCAGGCAGTCGCCGCGCGGGACTTGAAGAAGATGGGCCTGCAGATCGTTTCGTTCACAATCAAGGATGTCCGCGACAAGCATGGCTATCTGGATGCGCTTGGCAAGCCGAGAATTGCTGCGGTGAAGCGGGACGCGGAGATCGCCGAAGCAGACGCAGTGCGTGACGCGCGTATTCAGAAGGCGCGCGCGGAAGAGGAAGGGCAGAAGGCGGAGCTGCTTCGCGATACGAATATTGCCGAAGCGTCGAAGGAGAAGGAATTGAAGGTTGCTTCTTTCAAGCGCGAGCAGGATCAGGCGAAGGCAGAGGCCGACCAGGCCTACCATATTCAAGAGGCGCGTTCCAAGCAGCAGGTAACGGAAGAACAGATGAAGATAGAGCTCGTGCGCAAGCAGAAGGAGATTGAGCTGGAGGAGAAGGAAATCCAGCGGCGCGAACGGCAGTACGACGCAGAGGTCAAGAAGAAAGCGGATGCCGATCGTTACGCAGTCGAGCAGGCGGCTGAAGCGGAGAAAGCCCGCCGCATGCGCGAGGCCGACGCAGAGCAGTACAAGATCGAAGCGGAAGCTAAAGCCGTAGCAGAACAGAAACGGCTGGACGGTCTGGCGCAAGCGGAAGCCGAGAAGGCCAAGGGTACTGCAGAAGCGGAAGTCATTCGCTCCAAAGGCTTGGCTGAAGCAGAGGCGAAGGAGAAGCTGGCCGAAGCGTTCGCGAAGTACGGGGATGCTGCCGTGCTGGACATTATTGTGAAGATGCTGCCTGAGCTGGCTGGACGCGTAGCCGAGCCGATCAAGGGCATCGACAAGCTGACAGTCGTCGATACCGGGAACGGCGAAGGCGCCGCACGCGTCAGCAATTACGTGACCTCGCTGATGGCGACCGCTCCGGAAATGCTGAAAAATGTATCGGGCATCGATATCGAAGGACTCATGAAAAATTTGGCATCAAAAGGGAACAAGCAGGCGCCTGCATGGAAGGAAGCGAAGCATGAAATTGCAGCGGGTAGTTCGTCCGCCTCTTCCGGGCAGGACCTGGAAGTTCTGCGGCCTTCATCGGATGTGCAGACAGATGCTTCCGAATAG
- a CDS encoding protease → MLELYWGCLIFGVLFVLVSVVLGDLIGSWFDGALEFLSLDAPDFIHPMTIVGGLTVFGGAGVLLTQYAPLAVWQTAVVSLTAAVLSSTVVFWAYVRSMKQAENSLAYTMSELEGKIGEVNIPIPAGGFGEVKVQLGTSTVYEIASGFDGTEHATGSKVIVVEVRDGVLLVADFAQSMQLE, encoded by the coding sequence ATGCTGGAGCTGTACTGGGGATGTCTGATATTCGGCGTATTGTTCGTGCTCGTTTCCGTAGTGCTTGGCGACCTGATTGGCAGTTGGTTCGATGGAGCGCTGGAGTTTTTGTCGCTGGATGCCCCGGATTTCATCCATCCGATGACCATCGTGGGCGGATTGACGGTGTTCGGCGGTGCCGGAGTGCTCTTGACGCAGTACGCGCCCCTTGCCGTATGGCAGACGGCGGTCGTCTCCCTGACTGCGGCTGTACTCAGCTCCACAGTGGTCTTTTGGGCCTACGTCAGATCTATGAAGCAGGCAGAAAATTCGCTGGCGTACACGATGAGCGAGCTGGAAGGCAAGATTGGAGAGGTGAACATTCCAATCCCTGCGGGAGGCTTTGGCGAAGTGAAGGTGCAGCTTGGCACGAGCACCGTTTACGAGATTGCTTCCGGCTTCGACGGAACTGAGCATGCCACAGGCAGCAAGGTGATTGTCGTCGAAGTGCGCGATGGTGTTCTGCTTGTTGCCGATTTTGCCCAGTCGATGCAGCTGGAATGA
- the trxA gene encoding thioredoxin, whose amino-acid sequence MAATVIHTSNLQETVKEGVALVDFWAPWCGPCKVQLPIVEELSEELAGQAVIGKVNVDEEGELASQFGISSIPTLILFKDGQPVEKMVGLQSKDSLKAKIARYSN is encoded by the coding sequence ATGGCAGCAACAGTTATCCACACAAGCAACTTGCAGGAAACGGTCAAGGAAGGCGTGGCTTTGGTTGACTTCTGGGCCCCCTGGTGCGGGCCTTGCAAAGTACAGCTCCCGATTGTGGAAGAATTGTCCGAGGAGCTGGCGGGTCAAGCCGTTATCGGCAAAGTGAACGTAGATGAAGAGGGCGAGCTTGCCAGCCAATTCGGCATTTCCAGCATCCCAACCCTGATTTTGTTCAAGGACGGACAGCCGGTAGAAAAAATGGTCGGCCTGCAAAGCAAGGACAGCCTGAAAGCAAAAATCGCCCGCTACAGCAATTGA
- a CDS encoding RrF2 family transcriptional regulator, whose protein sequence is MNSEFTVAVHGLVLLAQRPDRMATSDMIACSVNTHSARVRRVMGWLKKSGMISTKEGIGGGYVLMGDPEEITLAHVYRILAMGSVVPSWKSGGADPDCMVATHMEDVMSEVFRDTEMQMMKHLDRVTIADLLDQVRKAADGSKKRPK, encoded by the coding sequence ATGAACAGTGAATTTACGGTGGCCGTTCATGGGTTGGTCCTGCTAGCCCAGCGCCCTGACCGCATGGCGACAAGCGACATGATCGCTTGCAGTGTGAATACGCACTCCGCGCGGGTTCGACGGGTAATGGGATGGTTGAAGAAATCTGGCATGATTTCGACGAAGGAAGGCATTGGCGGAGGATATGTGCTCATGGGAGATCCGGAGGAGATTACTTTGGCCCACGTGTACAGGATACTGGCTATGGGCTCCGTTGTGCCGAGCTGGAAGTCGGGCGGAGCGGACCCGGATTGCATGGTCGCCACGCACATGGAAGATGTCATGAGTGAGGTGTTCCGGGATACCGAGATGCAGATGATGAAGCATCTGGATCGCGTCACGATCGCAGATTTGCTGGATCAAGTCAGGAAAGCCGCAGACGGCTCAAAGAAAAGACCCAAATAG
- a CDS encoding D-alanine--D-alanine ligase translates to MNNKLKVGLVYGGKSGEHDVSLQTALAVIQAFDFEKYEIKPFYITKQGEWVSGKRITERIATKEQLLLQGEGVGEGGGSSAVALAPIFGAQSLAESQADATGGERIDVIFPLLHGTFGEDGTIQGLMEMANIPYVGAGVLASAAGMDKVIMKKLFAEAGLAQCMYRYFTRHQWKKDASFYITEIEVTLGYPCFVKPANLGSSVGISKAKNREELIAAIEEALRFDRKIIVEELVEGREIEVAILGNDEPMASVPGEVVSSSDFYDYRAKYVDGKSAMVIPADIPEGRKEEVRELALRAFEAIDGSGLSRVDFFMREHDGRFLINEINTMPGFTPYSMYPLLWKESGKNYQELLDDLIRLAMERYNEKQQNQYVFDI, encoded by the coding sequence ATGAACAATAAGCTTAAAGTCGGTCTCGTGTACGGCGGCAAATCCGGCGAGCATGATGTGTCCTTGCAAACGGCGCTTGCTGTCATTCAGGCGTTCGACTTTGAAAAGTATGAGATAAAGCCATTTTATATTACAAAGCAAGGGGAATGGGTATCCGGTAAGAGGATCACAGAACGCATCGCGACCAAGGAACAGCTGTTGCTGCAAGGGGAAGGCGTTGGCGAGGGCGGTGGTTCTTCGGCAGTGGCGCTCGCCCCTATTTTCGGCGCGCAGTCGCTCGCAGAGTCGCAGGCAGATGCTACCGGAGGGGAGAGAATTGATGTCATATTTCCTTTGCTTCACGGTACGTTCGGAGAGGACGGCACGATTCAGGGCTTGATGGAGATGGCCAACATTCCTTATGTGGGAGCGGGCGTGCTGGCATCGGCAGCGGGCATGGATAAGGTGATCATGAAGAAGCTGTTCGCCGAGGCGGGACTTGCGCAATGCATGTATCGCTACTTCACCCGTCACCAGTGGAAGAAGGACGCCTCTTTTTATATTACGGAAATCGAGGTTACGCTCGGCTATCCTTGCTTCGTGAAGCCGGCCAATCTCGGCTCGAGCGTGGGCATCTCCAAGGCCAAGAACCGCGAGGAGCTGATTGCGGCCATTGAAGAGGCGCTGCGCTTCGACCGCAAGATTATCGTGGAAGAGCTCGTTGAGGGCAGGGAAATTGAAGTAGCCATTCTGGGCAATGACGAGCCCATGGCATCTGTACCGGGTGAAGTTGTTTCATCCAGCGACTTCTATGATTACCGGGCGAAGTATGTCGACGGCAAGTCGGCCATGGTTATTCCGGCGGATATTCCCGAGGGCCGGAAGGAGGAAGTGCGCGAGCTGGCCTTGCGCGCATTCGAAGCGATTGACGGAAGCGGCTTGTCGCGTGTCGATTTCTTTATGCGGGAGCATGACGGCCGGTTCCTGATTAATGAAATCAATACAATGCCCGGCTTTACCCCGTACAGCATGTATCCGTTGCTTTGGAAGGAGAGCGGGAAGAATTATCAGGAGCTGCTCGATGATTTGATTCGTCTGGCCATGGAACGGTATAATGAGAAGCAACAAAACCAGTATGTCTTCGATATCTAA
- a CDS encoding amidase domain-containing protein has protein sequence MAEQWKQVLRDYAEARNRMLCENRAEPLSAVCGDSVYRRKQEKRLHYRAERDKQRLVEPVEAETRLRIEDIFAQDERLAAQIALRSCITYKQSGQGFRDERVERERVVLSRSGGIWQIARVTPMEVERRAPLPSPGVAQKPKEKAGSTPYLNQAVLSSQTRSKPYDRRKVLEYADLWWDQHNPEFRAFDVDCTNYVSQCLYAGGAPMNYTGNRASGWWYKHAGGSGDQWSFSWSVSNSLRWYLGTAKSGLRADIVEEASQLEVGDVIIYDWDGDGRFQHSTIVTGFDAQGMPLVNAHTVNSRRRYWDYRDSYAWSEATRYVFCHIPDTL, from the coding sequence ATGGCAGAGCAATGGAAACAAGTGCTTCGGGACTACGCAGAGGCCCGCAATCGGATGCTGTGCGAAAATCGCGCAGAGCCATTGTCCGCCGTCTGCGGTGACAGCGTCTACAGACGGAAGCAGGAGAAGCGATTGCATTATAGGGCGGAGCGCGACAAGCAGCGGCTGGTTGAACCGGTGGAAGCGGAGACGCGCCTGCGTATTGAAGATATATTCGCACAGGATGAACGGCTGGCTGCTCAGATAGCTCTGCGCAGCTGTATCACATACAAGCAATCCGGCCAGGGATTCCGGGATGAGCGGGTTGAACGGGAACGGGTGGTGCTGTCCCGCTCGGGAGGAATCTGGCAGATTGCGCGCGTTACACCGATGGAGGTGGAACGGAGGGCTCCGCTTCCTTCTCCCGGGGTAGCGCAAAAGCCCAAGGAAAAGGCGGGCAGCACGCCTTATCTGAATCAAGCTGTCCTTTCCTCTCAGACGAGGAGCAAGCCGTACGACCGACGCAAGGTCTTGGAATATGCAGATTTGTGGTGGGATCAGCATAATCCGGAATTCCGGGCATTCGACGTTGATTGCACTAATTATGTTTCCCAGTGCCTCTATGCAGGCGGGGCGCCCATGAATTATACTGGCAATAGGGCTTCTGGCTGGTGGTATAAGCATGCCGGCGGCAGCGGCGACCAGTGGAGCTTCAGCTGGTCTGTCTCCAACAGCCTGCGCTGGTATCTGGGCACAGCGAAGAGCGGCTTGCGCGCTGACATCGTCGAGGAAGCTTCCCAGCTTGAAGTGGGCGATGTCATCATCTACGACTGGGACGGCGATGGGCGGTTTCAGCATAGTACGATCGTCACCGGGTTCGATGCTCAGGGCATGCCGCTGGTGAATGCGCACACGGTCAACAGCAGGCGCCGCTACTGGGATTATCGCGATTCCTATGCATGGTCGGAAGCAACGCGATATGTATTCTGCCATATACCGGACACTTTGTGA